Proteins found in one Actinomycetota bacterium genomic segment:
- a CDS encoding ferritin-like domain-containing protein: MEISERELLSLAGEVDDLHRQGMETMHEEIRALHAETRGFRRRSARNRAAVGGGALSVGGLTIPFARVLPVAAQSLTDGDIAAFAESVELVAVEAYKAAAGSGKLQAGVKTVGEIFATHHQAHAQAFAGASGGKATGKPNARLLTAVGPDLTAAIAAGQTKILEFAQEVENMATATYMFALGALQSTAALQLTASILPVESQHATILGMALGQSGAQLFPTAAFETDTAKIDPAMFPVA, from the coding sequence ATGGAGATAAGCGAGAGGGAGCTCCTGAGCCTGGCCGGTGAGGTCGACGACCTGCACCGCCAGGGCATGGAGACAATGCACGAGGAGATCCGGGCCCTGCACGCCGAGACGCGTGGCTTCCGCCGCCGGTCGGCCCGCAACCGGGCGGCCGTGGGCGGAGGCGCCCTCAGCGTGGGTGGGCTCACCATCCCGTTCGCCCGGGTGCTCCCGGTGGCCGCCCAGAGCCTCACCGACGGCGACATCGCCGCCTTTGCGGAGAGCGTCGAGCTGGTGGCCGTCGAGGCCTACAAAGCAGCTGCCGGCAGCGGCAAGCTCCAGGCCGGGGTCAAGACCGTGGGCGAGATCTTCGCCACCCACCACCAGGCCCACGCCCAGGCGTTCGCGGGCGCTTCGGGGGGCAAGGCCACGGGCAAGCCCAACGCCCGCCTGCTGACCGCCGTCGGCCCCGACCTGACGGCGGCCATCGCCGCCGGCCAGACCAAGATCTTGGAGTTCGCCCAAGAAGTGGAGAACATGGCCACGGCCACCTACATGTTCGCCCTGGGCGCCCTCCAGTCGACGGCCGCCCTGCAACTCACCGCCTCGATCCTGCCCGTCGAGTCCCAGCACGCCACCATCTTGGGGATGGCCCTCGGCCAGTCCGGGGCGCAGTTGTTCCCCACGGCGGCGTTCGAGACCGACACGGCCAAGATCGACCCGGCCATGTTCCCCGTGGCGTGA
- a CDS encoding cupredoxin family copper-binding protein, whose product MRKHLVLVVGLLAIALAACGGGGDGEASSGGGEATATNQVDIVEFNFKPQTITVDAGTTVTWTNSDTFPHSVKAEGDAFPVSPDMAQGQTYSFTFTQAGTYAYFCGIHNSMVGTVTVK is encoded by the coding sequence GAGAAAGCACCTCGTCCTCGTCGTAGGCCTCCTCGCCATCGCCCTCGCCGCGTGCGGCGGCGGGGGTGACGGCGAGGCGAGCAGTGGCGGTGGCGAGGCCACCGCCACCAACCAGGTGGACATCGTCGAGTTCAACTTCAAGCCGCAGACGATCACGGTGGACGCAGGCACGACCGTGACGTGGACCAACTCGGACACGTTCCCCCACTCGGTGAAGGCCGAGGGGGACGCGTTCCCGGTCAGCCCGGACATGGCGCAGGGGCAGACCTACTCGTTCACGTTCACCCAGGCCGGTACCTACGCCTACTTCTGCGGGATCCACAACTCGATGGTCGGGACCGTCACCGTCAAGTAG
- a CDS encoding ferritin-like domain-containing protein, translating to MDLSSDHLRREARETQVEHNGAMRSMRELVARLFNGEDKHSARVKSDLVLGGFDRRRFLQVGGLSVVSAAVLAACGGSDDNDSAGGAGSGSGSQASLDVTILRTASSLERLAVDVYNTAIASGLVTTAAIGDAAKLFRDQHLEHAALFEGATTAMGGQAFTTANPAVLAQLDPAIKALRDEKGVVQLAHDLEKAAAATYFSTVGAFEDASLNKAAMSVGGVEARHVAVLAGVLTTAFSTPTDQVPGGGFQTKDGAVAAGVGVS from the coding sequence GTGGACCTTTCCAGCGACCATCTGCGCCGTGAGGCGCGCGAGACCCAGGTCGAGCACAACGGGGCCATGCGCTCCATGCGCGAGCTCGTGGCCCGGCTCTTCAACGGCGAGGACAAGCACTCGGCCCGGGTCAAGTCCGACCTGGTGCTCGGTGGCTTCGACCGCCGCCGCTTCCTCCAGGTGGGCGGGCTGAGCGTCGTGTCGGCCGCCGTCCTGGCCGCCTGCGGCGGAAGCGACGACAACGACAGCGCGGGCGGCGCGGGCTCGGGCTCGGGCAGCCAGGCCAGTCTCGACGTGACGATCCTGCGTACGGCATCGTCGCTCGAGCGCCTGGCCGTGGACGTGTACAACACGGCCATCGCCTCCGGCCTGGTGACGACGGCCGCCATCGGCGACGCCGCCAAGCTGTTCCGCGACCAGCACCTGGAGCACGCCGCCCTGTTCGAGGGTGCCACCACGGCCATGGGGGGCCAGGCGTTCACGACCGCCAACCCGGCCGTGCTGGCCCAGCTCGACCCCGCCATCAAGGCCCTGCGGGACGAGAAGGGCGTCGTCCAGCTGGCCCACGACCTGGAGAAGGCGGCCGCGGCCACCTACTTCTCGACCGTGGGTGCCTTCGAGGACGCTTCCCTCAACAAGGCGGCCATGAGCGTCGGGGGCGTCGAGGCCCGCCACGTGGCCGTCCTGGCCGGCGTGCTGACCACCGCCTTCAGCACGCCCACCGACCAGGTGCCGGGCGGTGGCTTCCAGACCAAGGACGGCGCGGTCGCCGCCGGCGTGGGCGTTTCCTAG